GTTGCTAATGAGATTTTCGTTAGCGTGATTCATGTGAAAAAAGAGCCCAACACAATTCTACGAAAATTATATTTAAACGACCTTAGGGATATATTTTACTTCCACTCAAAGCTATTTATCGTTTCCAGGATATCTTTTTTGACAAATTCTACGATGGGAAGAAGCGAATCTGGCTTCGACTGACTTTTAAAATATAAGGACGCTCTGAAAAAATGTTTGCTGCTGTCGGTAAGGTAAAATTGTAGCGGAGACGCAGCCGGCCCTTCGATGTTGAACACCATGCCATAAACAGAATTGGGTTTTTTAAGTGCTAACTCGTCAATATAATTTGCTTTTTTCTGATGTTCCCGAGCGAGCTTATAAGCGTCTTTAATATATTTTTCTAATTCCTTTTCTGAGTTCAAGGAGTAGTACGAACAATGCAGTGTGCCGTTAAATGCAGGAATCTGTAAGTTGAGCCAACAACTGTTCGTTAATTTTTGATTAAAAAAAGTGGTATCTGTTTCTATTTGAATGTAATCTGCAAAGCGGAAGGAGTAAGGGCAATTTGATGGATTATATTTTTGATAACTAAATTCCGGGTACGAGACAGATGGAAACATCCTTGGTTTGGGCTGTAGATTGGTTTCTTTGCAAGAAACAAAAAATATGAGGCAGAGCAAAGATGCTCTTATAATAAATCGTATAGGTCTTTTTAGAAAAGCATTCATAAGCTATAGACTCACTTTTATTTGTTCAATTCTTTTTTTAGAAACTGCATTTACAGTAAAACGCAAATGATGAATTTCTAATACCTGATCTTTGTAAGGCATTTCTCCGGAGTGTTCAAGAAAAAGCCCGGCAATAGAATCCGCATTACCTCTTGCTTCATCGAAGTTTTCCACATCAAGATTTAGAATGCGGCACATATCATTGATCAGGGTTTTTCCTTCAAACAAATAATTGTGCGGATCCAGTTTTATATAGTTTAAGTTTTGCTGATCATCAAATTCATCTTTTATTTCACCGACGATTTCTTCCATAATGTCCTCCAAAGTAATGAGTCCGTTTGTACCACCATATTCATCAACGACAAATGCCATATGTTTATGATGTTCCCGAAAGTCATCCAATAGTTCATTGATTTTTTTGGATTCAGGAACAAACAAGACATCCTTTCTTATTAGGTTTTGCCACTCAAATTCTTCACTTTCGTGGAGATGAGCAATAAGGTCTTTAGCATAAAGAATGCCAGTGATTTGATCGAAATCTTCTTCGTATACGGGTAATCTTGAAAATCCACACTCTTTTACGGTTTGTAATACATCGGGATAATGAAGACTCATCTCTATACCATAGATTTCGGTTCGGGGAGTCATAACTTGCTTAGACGTGACATCATTAAAATTGATAATTCCACGTAAAATATTTACTTGTTTTTCATTTCCCTTTTCATTTGTAAGTGCCAGATCTATGGCTGCATCAAGGTCTTCTTTAGTTGTTGATTGCAGGCCCAATTTGTGAATTCTTAAAAGTGCTT
This sequence is a window from Saprospiraceae bacterium. Protein-coding genes within it:
- a CDS encoding DUF21 domain-containing protein; the encoded protein is MDPEPFYNTFYLTPVSLFLLIPILDLGSLFLLAFLLIGLGLFTATQSAIFFINQADLESPAKKNSPAVKALIYLKNRQGQFSILILACNTAVTICICFLVNTLLQKWIPESVFINWGTSISQLFINDSTAGNTIAKAISFFLTVCCSTTLILLFREWMPKFFELADARKLSLFLSVPLKQLYWLFLPLTSTMVLLSKKTEALLRIHKLGLQSTTKEDLDAAIDLALTNEKGNEKQVNILRGIINFNDVTSKQVMTPRTEIYGIEMSLHYPDVLQTVKECGFSRLPVYEEDFDQITGILYAKDLIAHLHESEEFEWQNLIRKDVLFVPESKKINELLDDFREHHKHMAFVVDEYGGTNGLITLEDIMEEIVGEIKDEFDDQQNLNYIKLDPHNYLFEGKTLINDMCRILNLDVENFDEARGNADSIAGLFLEHSGEMPYKDQVLEIHHLRFTVNAVSKKRIEQIKVSL